A stretch of the Marinobacter sp. JH2 genome encodes the following:
- a CDS encoding glycosyltransferase has translation MKVLHLIDSGGLYGAEKMLLALVKAQLDQGLAPMILSAGDPDIEEKPLEAEAKRQGLPVIAWRMKPGLNLVQSRKIVKWARANGYQLLHSHGFKFNVLLGCYPRFVRGVPMVATLHGYVHAPRFTKLWVYELLDRLAISLMQRVVLVGDAMSAELPSRLALSEKVCTIRNGLPIDEVVKRSESELPEDFKQFFRQHNAVILGVGRLSREKGFDHLIMAFREIQAKNPNVGLMIVGEGNKRPELEALVNKYDLGKHVVMPGYFDNIPALMARSSVLAISSLTEGLPITLLEALAVRLPVVSTSVGEISHVLNGGSHGLLVKNVSENLLSKLILQVLEYPDEALKRADSGFRMLCGKFSATAMAIEYEDLYSRIFDL, from the coding sequence ATGAAAGTTCTTCATTTAATAGATAGTGGCGGTCTTTACGGTGCAGAGAAGATGCTACTTGCCTTGGTGAAGGCACAACTGGACCAAGGTCTGGCTCCTATGATTTTAAGTGCAGGGGACCCGGACATTGAGGAAAAGCCTCTGGAAGCCGAAGCTAAGCGCCAAGGGCTTCCGGTTATTGCATGGAGAATGAAGCCGGGATTAAATCTTGTGCAAAGCCGGAAAATCGTGAAATGGGCCAGGGCTAATGGTTACCAACTGCTCCATTCGCATGGCTTTAAATTCAACGTATTGCTAGGTTGCTATCCCCGCTTTGTTCGGGGTGTTCCCATGGTTGCAACGCTGCATGGTTATGTTCACGCACCGCGATTTACTAAATTGTGGGTGTATGAGTTGCTAGACCGGCTGGCGATATCTTTAATGCAAAGGGTAGTTTTGGTTGGCGATGCAATGAGCGCAGAGTTACCAAGTCGCCTGGCGCTCTCTGAAAAGGTTTGCACCATACGCAATGGGCTGCCTATAGATGAAGTTGTAAAACGCTCTGAATCAGAATTGCCGGAAGATTTTAAGCAGTTCTTTAGGCAGCATAACGCCGTCATCCTCGGCGTGGGCCGCTTATCTCGAGAGAAGGGCTTCGATCATCTGATCATGGCATTTCGAGAGATTCAGGCTAAAAACCCAAATGTAGGACTAATGATTGTTGGTGAAGGAAATAAACGGCCGGAGCTGGAGGCACTAGTTAATAAGTATGACCTCGGTAAGCATGTAGTCATGCCCGGATATTTCGATAATATTCCCGCTCTCATGGCCAGATCCTCTGTTTTAGCTATTTCTTCATTGACTGAGGGGTTACCTATTACGTTACTTGAAGCCCTCGCTGTTCGATTGCCGGTTGTTTCGACTTCTGTTGGTGAGATTTCACATGTTCTTAACGGAGGCTCTCATGGACTCTTAGTCAAGAATGTTTCGGAAAACCTTCTTTCTAAGTTGATTCTTCAGGTGCTCGAATATCCAGACGAAGCGCTTAAAAGAGCAGATTCTGGTTTTAGAATGCTTTGTGGAAAATTTTCAGCTACAGCCATGGCTATTGAATATGAGGATCTCTATAGCCGAATATTTGATTTATGA
- a CDS encoding acyltransferase, which produces MALPKLEAVLQSNKLPGLDGFRMIAVMAVVLAHSGVGTLFFSARHGVAGFFVLSGFLITWLLLKEYGKNGNISLKNFYIRRSLRIFPAYYAFIAVSISWDFFRGNDDTREAIFPALFYLVNYHNALEGHSSSSLAHLWSLAVEEQFYLIWPAIFLTLMKRGKNTVLAFLLGAAVVVVIWRTVTYAVLDWGSSYAYNAFDTRFDNLAIGCALALLVERQRALHVLNALSSQFWMPVITFMLLFMSRQLVGDNYSYGPGFTVDALLLAVLLVQLVRLSCGRFWGWLNHPYTVYLGVISYPIYLWHVWGVQAGLKLNFLPEPLQLFAGVVFSCCLAAGSYHLIEKRFLALKGRFEMSRDNCANGALTRHTRAR; this is translated from the coding sequence GTGGCTTTACCAAAGCTTGAAGCAGTACTCCAGTCTAACAAGCTTCCAGGTCTTGATGGCTTCAGGATGATTGCGGTGATGGCCGTAGTGCTCGCTCACTCTGGTGTTGGAACATTGTTCTTTTCAGCACGGCATGGAGTGGCTGGTTTTTTTGTCTTGAGCGGCTTTTTGATCACTTGGCTTTTACTCAAAGAGTATGGAAAGAACGGCAACATATCCCTCAAGAATTTTTATATACGGCGATCACTGAGAATTTTCCCTGCGTACTATGCCTTTATAGCGGTATCAATCAGTTGGGACTTTTTTCGGGGTAATGATGACACCCGGGAAGCAATCTTTCCCGCATTGTTTTACCTCGTCAATTACCACAATGCACTGGAAGGCCATAGCTCATCCTCACTAGCCCACCTTTGGTCATTAGCGGTTGAAGAGCAGTTTTATCTCATCTGGCCTGCAATATTTTTGACTTTGATGAAGCGCGGTAAAAACACCGTGCTCGCTTTTTTGTTAGGAGCAGCCGTAGTTGTTGTGATTTGGCGAACCGTAACCTATGCCGTGCTGGATTGGGGAAGTTCATATGCCTACAACGCTTTTGATACTCGTTTCGATAATCTAGCTATTGGGTGTGCGCTTGCATTATTGGTTGAACGTCAGCGCGCGCTGCATGTGCTGAATGCTTTAAGCAGTCAATTCTGGATGCCTGTTATAACCTTCATGCTCCTGTTTATGTCCCGGCAATTGGTAGGTGATAACTACTCTTATGGGCCGGGGTTTACTGTTGACGCGCTATTACTGGCAGTTTTGCTCGTACAATTAGTGCGGTTAAGCTGTGGCCGGTTCTGGGGGTGGCTGAATCATCCGTATACTGTGTATCTCGGTGTTATTTCTTACCCCATCTACTTGTGGCATGTATGGGGAGTACAGGCTGGCCTAAAACTGAATTTTTTGCCGGAGCCACTTCAGCTATTTGCGGGTGTCGTTTTTAGTTGCTGCTTGGCTGCTGGCTCCTATCATCTTATTGAAAAACGTTTTTTGGCCTTAAAAGGTCGCTTTGAAATGTCCCGGGATAACTGTGCAAACGGGGCATTAACCAGGCATACCCGAGCGCGATAA
- a CDS encoding glycosyltransferase family 2 protein: MMVVVFWISFLLLAYIYFGYPICIKLLAVAQPVPVNKSDVYLPKVSILIAAYNEAKDIEATLRNKLALNYPKELLEILVVSDESDDGTDEIVEAVAGDAPYPIKLFRQIPRQGKTAGLNLLKQHADGDILAFSDANSEWDSQALKALVSNFNDPSVGYVTGKMVYVNPEGALIGDGCSAYMKYENWLRAQETLVGSVVGVDGGIDAMRKELHSELSADQLPDFVQPLKVVEQGYRVVYDPEALLKEEALSDGGSEFSMRVRVSLRALWALKDMKHLMNPANDPLFAWQLTSHKLFRYAAFAPMLTLAIAALFLAPVNGLYALAAVGYAFFLYLAWAGRQRESQGQSLSTVYALPYYFVLLNFASFKAFVAFYKGEKKVLWNPRKG, from the coding sequence ATGATGGTCGTGGTTTTTTGGATTTCTTTTCTGTTATTGGCTTACATCTATTTTGGCTATCCCATCTGCATCAAATTGTTGGCAGTTGCGCAACCTGTGCCGGTCAACAAGAGCGATGTTTATCTGCCGAAAGTCTCGATTCTCATAGCGGCCTACAACGAGGCCAAGGATATTGAGGCAACGCTTAGGAACAAGCTTGCTTTGAATTACCCCAAGGAGCTGTTAGAGATTCTCGTGGTTTCCGATGAATCAGACGACGGAACCGACGAGATCGTCGAGGCGGTTGCTGGTGATGCGCCTTACCCAATCAAACTGTTTCGCCAGATACCTCGCCAAGGCAAGACCGCGGGCCTAAATCTTCTCAAGCAGCATGCAGACGGTGACATCCTGGCGTTCTCGGATGCTAATTCCGAGTGGGATTCTCAAGCTTTGAAGGCACTGGTGAGCAATTTCAACGACCCGTCGGTGGGGTATGTAACCGGAAAGATGGTTTACGTGAACCCGGAGGGTGCCTTGATAGGTGACGGTTGCAGCGCTTACATGAAGTATGAGAACTGGTTGAGAGCGCAGGAAACTCTGGTGGGTTCCGTGGTGGGCGTTGATGGCGGCATTGATGCGATGCGTAAAGAGCTGCATTCCGAGCTAAGTGCGGATCAATTGCCGGATTTCGTACAGCCTCTCAAAGTGGTCGAGCAGGGATACCGAGTTGTATACGACCCCGAAGCATTGCTCAAAGAAGAAGCCTTAAGTGACGGAGGGAGTGAGTTCAGTATGCGGGTGCGAGTAAGCCTCCGCGCGCTTTGGGCGCTGAAAGATATGAAGCACCTGATGAACCCGGCCAACGATCCGTTGTTTGCCTGGCAGCTTACCTCTCACAAACTATTTCGGTACGCGGCCTTTGCTCCCATGTTAACCCTAGCGATTGCAGCGCTTTTTCTTGCTCCGGTGAACGGGCTGTATGCATTAGCTGCTGTAGGGTACGCATTTTTTCTCTATCTAGCGTGGGCTGGGCGCCAGCGAGAAAGCCAGGGGCAATCTCTTTCTACGGTGTATGCCTTGCCGTACTACTTCGTGTTGTTGAACTTTGCGTCTTTTAAGGCATTCGTCGCCTTCTATAAAGGCGAGAAGAAAGTTCTCTGGAATCCAAGGAAGGGATGA
- a CDS encoding XrtA system polysaccharide deacetylase, with protein sequence MTQRIQNALTIDVEDYFQVAALAEAVDYDDWASMEYRVEANTDRILKLFDEANVKATFFTLGWVAERSQELIRRIAAAGHEIASHGYSHQLIYKQTPEVFREETIRSKGILEDIIQAPVTGYRAASYSITNESRWALDILAEQGFTWDSSIFPVHHDRYGMPGTPRWPHRLTTDKGYELAEFPLSTLKFPGYTLPIAGGGYFRLFPYWFSRMGLGSINRQGKPFVFYLHPWEVDPDQPRLDVKWFSRFRHYNNLDVCEERLAKLLSDFRFTTMSQVLQSEGILEPSSNALDSGSVAGIA encoded by the coding sequence ATGACGCAGCGAATTCAGAATGCACTAACCATCGACGTGGAAGACTACTTTCAGGTTGCTGCGCTAGCTGAAGCCGTGGATTACGATGATTGGGCCAGCATGGAGTATCGGGTAGAGGCCAATACCGATCGAATACTCAAGCTGTTTGACGAGGCCAATGTAAAAGCTACCTTCTTTACTCTGGGGTGGGTGGCCGAACGTTCCCAGGAACTAATTAGGCGCATAGCAGCTGCAGGACATGAAATTGCCAGCCATGGATACAGCCACCAGTTAATCTACAAGCAAACACCGGAAGTATTCCGTGAAGAAACCATCCGATCAAAAGGAATCCTTGAGGACATTATTCAGGCTCCTGTAACTGGTTATCGTGCAGCCAGTTATTCCATTACGAACGAGTCGCGATGGGCGCTGGATATTCTAGCGGAGCAAGGCTTCACCTGGGATTCATCAATCTTTCCGGTGCATCACGACCGATACGGCATGCCAGGCACCCCACGATGGCCGCATCGCTTAACAACCGATAAAGGTTATGAGCTTGCAGAATTTCCGCTTAGCACCCTGAAGTTCCCGGGCTACACCTTACCAATTGCGGGTGGTGGATATTTCCGCTTATTCCCGTATTGGTTCAGCCGAATGGGGCTGGGATCGATAAATCGCCAAGGGAAGCCGTTTGTGTTCTACCTTCACCCTTGGGAAGTCGATCCTGATCAACCACGCCTAGACGTGAAATGGTTCTCGCGATTCCGTCATTACAACAACCTAGATGTGTGCGAAGAGCGGTTAGCCAAGTTACTGTCAGATTTCCGGTTTACGACCATGAGCCAGGTTCTGCAGAGCGAAGGAATTCTTGAGCCGTCGTCGAATGCTTTGGATTCAGGCTCTGTGGCAGGGATAGCATGA
- a CDS encoding outer membrane beta-barrel protein: MDRKKVMGRGSSIASTTLMFVLASTLGTSAQAQIELTGGLDSRFTDNASKSSRNEQSDLESRVYLKADYASDPGHCNAIFSGTLGYSNWLDGTFDDEAYGEMDFLGDCELADQFYWDVANTLREVTQSSRSSDTPDNRTRKNVFSTGPRYNWRINKSNWLTLSTRYENTSFSEGDTSDTERYLGSAAWNHAFSKTFNGGLSANYSRTEYDTGAEVDVKTVNLTFSRNWASMDVSGAIGVSEIDTKAGRSSQSSDGVVGELTLLRALTSSSDWYLRAAHQLTDRSSNVDFVFENFQFSLEDSITVETTTVSTGLNNRFSNGATLNIELYGSQSDYIDDPEREDRGGMNLRYGRPIAERTTGYLGLGYDYLTYSSDELDERITRVEVGAEHQASRDLSLTAKVGHQNKVSDAPTSEYDENWVLVGLEYRFR; encoded by the coding sequence ATGGATAGGAAAAAAGTCATGGGAAGGGGCAGCAGCATAGCCTCAACCACTCTGATGTTCGTGTTAGCAAGCACATTGGGCACGAGCGCTCAGGCCCAGATCGAGCTCACGGGAGGCTTGGATTCGAGGTTTACCGACAACGCAAGTAAGTCTAGCCGGAATGAACAGAGCGACCTCGAATCTCGGGTTTACCTCAAAGCGGATTACGCGAGTGATCCTGGGCACTGCAATGCGATATTTTCCGGAACGCTGGGTTATTCAAATTGGTTAGATGGCACTTTTGATGACGAAGCCTATGGAGAGATGGACTTTCTGGGAGACTGTGAATTAGCGGATCAGTTTTATTGGGACGTGGCAAATACCCTTCGTGAAGTGACCCAAAGCAGCCGTTCAAGCGATACGCCGGATAACCGTACACGTAAGAACGTCTTCAGTACCGGGCCCCGATACAATTGGCGTATTAACAAGTCAAACTGGCTGACACTGTCTACTCGGTACGAGAACACCAGCTTTTCTGAAGGAGATACCAGCGACACGGAGCGTTATCTAGGGTCCGCCGCTTGGAACCATGCCTTTAGTAAAACCTTTAATGGTGGCTTGAGCGCAAACTATAGCCGCACGGAATACGATACCGGAGCTGAAGTTGACGTTAAAACGGTAAACCTGACGTTCAGTAGAAACTGGGCCAGCATGGATGTTTCGGGCGCAATCGGTGTGAGTGAAATCGATACCAAAGCGGGAAGATCATCGCAATCGAGTGACGGGGTGGTGGGCGAGCTAACACTACTGAGAGCTCTTACTTCCAGCTCGGATTGGTATCTACGTGCGGCTCATCAATTAACGGATCGAAGCTCGAACGTGGATTTTGTGTTCGAGAATTTTCAGTTCAGTTTGGAAGATTCGATTACCGTTGAGACAACGACAGTTTCGACAGGGCTTAATAACCGGTTTTCGAATGGCGCTACGCTGAATATCGAACTATATGGCAGCCAGTCTGACTATATTGATGACCCAGAACGCGAAGATCGCGGGGGCATGAACCTAAGGTACGGACGCCCGATCGCTGAGCGCACAACAGGTTATCTCGGGCTGGGATATGACTATTTAACATACTCCAGCGACGAGCTAGATGAGCGGATTACGCGGGTTGAGGTGGGGGCCGAGCATCAAGCTTCCAGGGATTTGAGCCTGACGGCGAAAGTTGGACACCAAAATAAAGTCAGCGATGCGCCCACCAGTGAGTATGACGAGAACTGGGTATTGGTTGGTCTGGAATACCGATTCCGTTAA
- a CDS encoding polysaccharide biosynthesis protein, translating into MTEQRNLQSEMPRRDEEDSRLLVPSSLELGPGAVDKYVISKQIVRMQEPRKLTPDDLDERRVIYPESRDRALVNRFRNLRTKLLELSGGNNFTLVVSGASPGAGTSFVALNLAAAFAFDQSKTALIIDCNLRDPSLHSTLDVMPETGLTDFLDDPDFDIARILYPTGIPRLRLIPAGSRRETPGEFFTSFRMKQFLQAVRRRYPDRFIVLDTAPISESPDARILTELCDYAMLVVPHGKITGSTAEDAASAFNPDKFVGAVING; encoded by the coding sequence ATGACTGAACAAAGGAACCTGCAGTCCGAAATGCCACGGCGTGATGAAGAAGATTCCCGGTTGTTGGTACCAAGTTCGTTAGAGCTGGGGCCGGGGGCTGTCGATAAGTACGTGATTAGCAAACAGATCGTCCGGATGCAGGAGCCCCGGAAGCTAACACCGGATGACCTGGACGAACGGCGAGTGATATATCCGGAATCTCGAGATCGAGCTCTGGTGAATCGATTTCGGAATCTGAGAACCAAACTGCTAGAGCTCTCCGGCGGAAATAACTTTACGTTGGTCGTCAGTGGGGCAAGCCCCGGTGCAGGCACATCCTTCGTGGCTCTGAACTTGGCGGCGGCCTTTGCATTCGATCAGTCGAAAACCGCCCTGATCATCGACTGCAACCTTCGGGACCCTTCATTGCACAGCACGTTGGACGTTATGCCTGAAACGGGGTTGACCGACTTTCTCGACGACCCTGACTTCGATATCGCCCGAATTCTCTATCCGACTGGTATTCCTCGTCTACGTTTGATTCCGGCAGGAAGCCGGCGAGAGACTCCCGGTGAATTCTTCACTTCGTTTCGCATGAAGCAATTTTTGCAGGCTGTTCGCCGACGGTATCCGGATCGCTTTATTGTGCTGGATACGGCACCAATATCAGAATCGCCAGACGCACGTATTCTCACCGAACTCTGTGATTACGCCATGCTAGTGGTACCTCATGGAAAAATTACGGGTAGTACTGCTGAAGATGCCGCCTCGGCATTTAACCCCGATAAGTTCGTGGGAGCGGTGATCAATGGATAG
- a CDS encoding XrtA system polysaccharide chain length determinant, whose protein sequence is MALPLSQIPQEVVREMRNRKWFAFFLFVVVSFAILGAGFLWPYKYQSDVIIFVDDQNIITPLMEGRAVTTEINDRISAAKELLLSRSVIEKVAVDPGIFEGAPSDQEAIEKRIAYVRAGVTIRPRGDSYFSIGFISTSQMESFRTAQRLAQLFIEETKDRKRIESRGAYEFIDKQVKGYEQQLTQAENRLKQFLSEHNDGTEQQGNARMAQLRNQLELAKLEQEELISRTASLEDQLGGVSPTIRQGRSQDSYSERIRILEERLDSLRLQYHDTYPDIVILQEQLAELRKQRQAAARRPNTRRSLSGEDAVNPLYQELSASLSTTRADMATVKTRIVSLEKLMEEQTLRMERIQANKARYSELTRDMEVNREIYDDLLKRREKARVSMHLDIEGQGLNYRINEPAQYPREPKGPKFSMFAIAGLLLGMAAPFGALAGVLQVDPRIRASKQLEDDIGLPVLIEIPKVRTPYEKRLDRKVTLLVGVFALVAAVIYVAVVVLAYLGVV, encoded by the coding sequence ATGGCACTACCGCTTTCGCAGATACCACAGGAAGTTGTCCGGGAGATGCGCAACCGTAAATGGTTTGCGTTCTTCCTGTTCGTTGTCGTGAGCTTCGCGATTCTTGGTGCTGGCTTTTTGTGGCCCTATAAATACCAGTCGGATGTCATCATTTTCGTCGACGATCAAAATATTATTACCCCGCTCATGGAGGGCAGGGCCGTTACCACTGAAATAAACGATCGGATCTCCGCCGCGAAGGAGCTTTTGCTCAGCCGAAGCGTGATCGAGAAGGTGGCCGTTGATCCGGGTATCTTTGAAGGTGCGCCCTCTGATCAAGAGGCCATTGAAAAGCGAATCGCTTATGTACGGGCAGGCGTGACCATCCGCCCCCGAGGAGACAGCTACTTCAGTATTGGTTTTATCTCCACTTCTCAAATGGAGTCTTTTCGAACTGCCCAGCGGCTTGCTCAGTTGTTTATCGAGGAAACCAAAGACCGAAAGCGAATTGAAAGCCGCGGTGCCTATGAGTTTATCGATAAACAAGTCAAGGGATATGAGCAGCAGCTGACTCAGGCTGAAAACCGGCTTAAGCAGTTTTTGTCTGAGCATAATGACGGGACGGAACAGCAGGGTAACGCCCGTATGGCACAGCTTCGAAACCAGCTTGAATTAGCGAAGCTGGAGCAAGAAGAGCTGATCTCCAGAACGGCTTCACTAGAAGACCAGTTAGGAGGAGTCAGCCCGACTATTCGACAAGGCCGAAGCCAGGATAGCTACAGCGAAAGAATCCGAATTCTCGAAGAACGTTTGGACTCGTTAAGGCTGCAGTACCACGATACCTACCCGGATATTGTCATTCTACAAGAGCAGCTTGCAGAACTTAGAAAACAGCGACAAGCGGCTGCCAGGCGCCCGAACACACGACGGAGTTTGTCCGGTGAAGACGCGGTAAACCCGCTCTATCAAGAACTCAGCGCATCGCTCTCAACCACTCGTGCCGACATGGCTACGGTTAAGACCCGTATTGTCTCTCTCGAAAAGCTCATGGAAGAGCAGACGCTTAGAATGGAACGGATTCAAGCCAATAAAGCTCGTTATTCCGAACTAACCCGAGACATGGAAGTAAACCGTGAAATATACGATGACTTACTGAAACGCAGGGAAAAAGCCCGTGTATCTATGCATCTGGATATTGAAGGGCAAGGGCTTAACTACCGTATTAACGAACCCGCACAATACCCTCGTGAGCCTAAAGGCCCCAAGTTCTCAATGTTCGCGATAGCGGGGCTGTTGTTGGGAATGGCTGCCCCTTTCGGCGCATTGGCCGGAGTTCTCCAGGTTGATCCGCGCATACGAGCTTCTAAACAATTGGAAGATGATATTGGGCTTCCTGTACTCATCGAAATTCCTAAAGTACGAACGCCTTATGAAAAACGTCTCGACCGCAAGGTAACGCTTCTTGTGGGCGTTTTCGCACTCGTGGCTGCTGTTATTTATGTTGCCGTTGTCGTACTTGCTTATCTGGGAGTGGTTTGA
- a CDS encoding XrtA/PEP-CTERM system exopolysaccharide export protein → MSRKYLTQGLIVSLLAVALFSGCAGPTASSPEKIQRALTVETRDSVDQYILGATDVVQVSVWRNDDLSIAVPVRPDGKISVPLVGDVQASGRTPEELASNIKASLAEYIREPQVSVVVTSMGSHEFTDRVRVTGAVRQPLSVPHRSGMTVLDVFLSAGGANEFASLNDAMLYRKLDGEVVAIPVNVDDILSRGEVKTNYSMRPGDILTIPERRF, encoded by the coding sequence ATGTCACGGAAGTATCTCACCCAAGGGCTTATTGTTTCTTTGTTGGCGGTAGCGTTGTTTTCCGGCTGTGCCGGTCCTACGGCCTCATCTCCTGAGAAAATTCAACGTGCGCTAACGGTTGAAACACGCGATAGCGTTGATCAGTACATCCTCGGTGCGACCGATGTCGTTCAAGTGTCGGTATGGCGAAACGATGACCTGAGCATCGCCGTGCCTGTTCGGCCGGATGGCAAAATCTCGGTTCCGTTGGTTGGTGATGTGCAGGCCAGCGGACGCACACCGGAAGAGTTAGCGAGTAATATCAAAGCATCACTTGCAGAATACATACGCGAACCTCAAGTCAGCGTGGTAGTCACTTCTATGGGTAGCCACGAATTCACCGACAGGGTGCGGGTAACCGGCGCGGTTCGCCAGCCCCTATCTGTGCCACACCGTAGCGGAATGACGGTGCTGGATGTATTTCTTAGCGCGGGTGGGGCGAATGAGTTTGCGTCGTTAAATGATGCAATGCTTTACCGGAAGTTAGACGGCGAGGTTGTTGCGATTCCGGTCAATGTTGATGACATCCTGAGCAGAGGTGAAGTTAAAACCAATTACTCCATGCGCCCTGGTGACATTCTGACAATTCCCGAGCGGCGTTTTTGA
- a CDS encoding TIGR03013 family XrtA/PEP-CTERM system glycosyltransferase, whose translation MAHVRLFRHYIHLPFVILGLIDFVVISLAFSLAAFFRFFGEVVFFAESFLFVFPSILVFALANLIVMIALGVHEASVEEGMSGMMLRTIMAMILAIPLHGFAYFIADEWLWYLGNFGVLTSATVLSIFSLGIVRVLFFAIVGSDVFKRRVLVLGAGRRAKQMLEDLTTPFNRKGFKLDGFVPMPDEQVQVAEEHLLNVPVTLHDYVLRHPVREIVVAVDDRRRGLPMEDLLECKMEGVQIIDGASFYERESRKVALEMITRGWLVFSDGFTVSSVYGVGKRGLDILTACVLLLASFPIMLLTALAIKIEDGVKAPVLYSQERVGLNNRVFRVYKFRSMTTDAEKNGAVWAKKNDTRVTRVGEFIRKVRIDELPQIFNVLNGTMAFVGPRPERPMFVEQLSERIPFYSERHRVKPGVTGWAQLCFAYADNEEDTREKLRYDLYYIKNQSLLLDLLVIIQTVEVVLFKKGSR comes from the coding sequence GTGGCCCACGTCAGGTTGTTCAGACACTATATCCACCTGCCTTTTGTTATTCTTGGCTTGATCGACTTTGTTGTCATAAGCCTCGCATTTTCACTGGCGGCCTTTTTCCGCTTTTTTGGGGAAGTGGTTTTTTTTGCGGAAAGTTTTCTCTTCGTTTTTCCTTCCATTCTTGTTTTCGCGTTAGCTAATCTCATTGTCATGATCGCCCTCGGTGTGCACGAAGCCAGCGTTGAGGAAGGTATGTCCGGAATGATGCTGCGTACCATCATGGCGATGATTCTGGCCATTCCGCTTCATGGGTTTGCCTATTTTATTGCCGATGAATGGCTCTGGTACCTCGGTAATTTTGGTGTGCTCACCTCGGCAACTGTACTTTCGATTTTTTCACTCGGCATTGTTCGTGTTTTGTTTTTCGCCATAGTTGGCAGCGATGTTTTCAAAAGGCGTGTTCTGGTTCTGGGTGCCGGGCGCAGAGCCAAACAGATGCTTGAAGATCTCACCACTCCCTTCAATCGAAAAGGCTTCAAGCTGGACGGCTTTGTACCGATGCCGGATGAGCAGGTGCAAGTGGCCGAGGAACACCTGCTCAATGTACCCGTTACGCTTCATGACTATGTGTTGCGCCATCCCGTGAGAGAGATTGTGGTCGCCGTGGATGATCGCCGGCGTGGCCTTCCAATGGAAGATCTTTTGGAATGCAAAATGGAAGGCGTCCAGATTATCGATGGTGCGAGTTTCTACGAACGAGAGTCCCGAAAAGTCGCTCTGGAGATGATCACTCGGGGCTGGCTTGTGTTCTCGGATGGCTTCACCGTTTCGTCAGTTTACGGTGTAGGGAAACGCGGACTGGATATTCTGACTGCCTGTGTCTTGTTACTAGCCTCTTTCCCGATCATGTTGCTGACTGCGCTTGCCATCAAAATAGAAGACGGTGTGAAAGCGCCAGTGCTGTATAGCCAGGAGAGAGTAGGGCTGAACAATCGGGTGTTTCGCGTTTACAAGTTCCGGTCTATGACCACCGATGCTGAGAAGAATGGCGCGGTATGGGCAAAAAAGAACGACACCCGGGTTACGCGGGTAGGTGAGTTTATCCGCAAAGTTCGGATCGATGAGCTTCCCCAGATTTTTAACGTGCTCAACGGCACGATGGCCTTTGTGGGGCCTCGCCCAGAGCGGCCGATGTTTGTGGAACAGCTGTCGGAACGCATCCCGTTTTATTCGGAGCGGCACCGTGTGAAGCCCGGTGTGACAGGATGGGCACAATTGTGTTTTGCCTATGCAGATAACGAGGAAGATACCCGAGAAAAACTCAGGTATGACCTATACTACATCAAGAATCAAAGCTTGCTTCTTGATCTTTTAGTTATTATTCAGACAGTCGAAGTGGTGTTGTTCAAGAAAGGATCACGGTAG